Within Desmodus rotundus isolate HL8 chromosome 6, HLdesRot8A.1, whole genome shotgun sequence, the genomic segment CCTGTACAAGCTGAAGTTGGGGGAGATTGTCACCACCATTCCCACCATAGGTGAGTCTGGAGACAAGATTGGGAGGAGCAGGAGCGCGGCAGCTGACCTCCTCCGGGTCTACTCCCCATTCTCTATCCAGAAGTGGGAGCTGACACCAGATACAGCTATCTGAGAAGTGGGTCACAGTATCTGTACACTCTGGGTGGTGTCCAGGAAGACTGAGGAGGGTTGGATGTGACCTAGCCCCGCCCTGTCTGTGGACTGCCGGTCCTCTGGGCTTCTGTTCCCTTGGGCTTTGATCACTGCCTTCTGGTTTTGTGTCCCTGCTGAATCCAGGTAGTTTTAGTGAGGTCCCTCGTTTCAGgacttttttctcatatttttctcaattatCTGCAGGCTTCAACGTGGAAACAGTGGAATACAAGAACATCTGTTTCACAGTCTGGGACGTGGGAGGCCAGGACAAGATTCGGCCTCTGTGGAGGCACTACTTCCAGAACActcaggtgggggcgggggtgtttCCCCAACCCCAGGGGAGATGGTGTTAGGGTTAGGAAGACTGAAGTATTGGCCTAGGCTGTACCCCCAGGCTAGGAAAAAGCCTTACCCCCTTCAACCTCCCTTTTGTGAACCAgcttctactcatccttcagaaCTGGCCTTAGTGTTCTGAGACTCAGCCACCTTAGGTGTGTTCTGAGAAGCAAGGTTCTGGATGCAGAGTCCAGGCTGCCTGATTTAGCTCTCATCATGTGGCTTTCCCTGTTCTCAGGCTTGTCTTTTAACTAGATTCCTTGCCTGAAGGCAGAAGCTGTATCCTTTGCAGGGTTTCTCCAGTTTGTGCCAGGACGTCTGCAGAGCCTTAGTGGAAGTTTACTAGATGAGAAGGGTTTAGACAcaaagaggaggagacagagtaGGGTATGTCCCAGGCAGGAGTGAttgctcctccttcccttctgccttcCCACCCAGGGCCTCATCTTCGTGGTGGACAGTAATGACCGAGAGCGGGTCCAGGAATCTGCCGATGAACTGCAGAAGATGGTGAGCACCCAGGGCCCGGGGAACTGATCCCTTGGGTTGGAGACAGAGATCTCCATCCTGGTATAAAGGTCAGGAAATGCTTCACAGGCCTCGAATGTGTATTTCTCTTGGTGAACAGACACAAAGAGACTCTCACCCTGTTTTGAACTTGGGTCAGATAACAAGAATAGAACTTGAATTTTCATGTCCTTATATCTGAGTCTGAGAattgggggggagaggggaatatGTGGTGGAGAAAAACATGATCTTACATTCTCGTTTTTCCATTTggaaattttgtcattttgactAGGACAATTAAATTACAAAAAGTCCCTTTCTGGACTTATGGCCAGGATGGCCTCCAGCTGACTTATAACTCTTATGTCTTCTGTTCAGCAGTAGACTAGACAATATTATGTTTTTCCCACTGATACGAGAAGGTAGAAAGGGGAACTCCCCTACACAACAGGTAAGAGGGACCCTGAGGTCCCCATAGGATCCCAGATGCCATCCCCTTGGCCTCTCTCAGCTGCAGGAGGACGAGCTACGGGATGCGGTGCTGCTGGTCTTTGCCAACAAGCAGGACATGCCCAACGCCATGCCCGTGAGCGAGCTGACCGACAAGCTGGGCCTGCAGCACTTGCGCAGTCGCACGGTGAGGGTCCTGCCTCTCCCAAGGGAGCCACAGACTGGGCAGGAAGTGAATGCATCCCCCTTTTATTCCCTACTGCTaacctctttctttccttccccccacaGTGGTACGTCC encodes:
- the ARF5 gene encoding ADP-ribosylation factor 5, producing the protein MGLTVSALFSRIFGKKQMRILMVGLDAAGKTTILYKLKLGEIVTTIPTIGFNVETVEYKNICFTVWDVGGQDKIRPLWRHYFQNTQGLIFVVDSNDRERVQESADELQKMLQEDELRDAVLLVFANKQDMPNAMPVSELTDKLGLQHLRSRTWYVQATCATQGTGLYDGLDWLSHELSKR